In Streptomyces nojiriensis, one genomic interval encodes:
- a CDS encoding threonine aldolase family protein: protein MTIGSFETVDLRSDTVTRPGPGMRAAMAAAEVGDDLFGEDPTVRALEDRLAGLFGFSGALFTPSGVMANQIALQLLVGPGEELVCDAEAHVLAHEEASPARYGGIQTRTVTAERGVVTAELLAGVVRRGNPYTLGTRAVEVEQTHTRAGGTVHPLDTLRAVRELTSGAGLAVHMDGARIWNAMAATGTSARQYGRTADSLSVCLSKGLGAPVGSVLLLSAERLPRARKLRHGLGGGMRQSGILAAAGLYALDHHVERIAEDHANAALLAAGLRDAGFTVRPPETNIVLIEVPGADEVVARAAQEGVLVTAPGPETVRLVTHLDAGREACRRALGVLAAVMTDAVTGSRDTAAAGRS from the coding sequence ATGACCATCGGGAGTTTCGAGACCGTCGACCTGCGCAGCGACACGGTGACCCGGCCGGGTCCCGGGATGCGGGCCGCGATGGCCGCGGCCGAGGTCGGCGACGACCTGTTCGGCGAGGACCCGACCGTCCGCGCGCTGGAGGACCGGCTCGCCGGGCTCTTCGGCTTCTCCGGGGCCCTGTTCACCCCGTCCGGGGTGATGGCCAACCAGATCGCCCTCCAGCTCCTCGTCGGTCCCGGCGAGGAGCTGGTGTGCGACGCCGAGGCGCACGTCCTGGCGCACGAGGAGGCCTCACCGGCCCGCTACGGCGGGATCCAGACGCGCACGGTGACGGCCGAGCGCGGGGTGGTCACCGCGGAGCTGCTGGCCGGGGTGGTCCGGCGGGGGAACCCGTACACGCTCGGCACCCGTGCGGTGGAGGTGGAGCAGACCCACACCCGGGCCGGCGGTACGGTCCACCCGCTGGACACGCTGCGCGCCGTACGGGAACTGACGTCCGGCGCGGGCCTGGCGGTCCACATGGACGGGGCCCGGATCTGGAACGCGATGGCCGCGACCGGCACTTCGGCACGCCAGTACGGGCGCACGGCCGACTCGCTGTCCGTGTGCCTGTCGAAGGGGCTGGGCGCGCCGGTCGGGTCGGTGCTCCTGCTGTCGGCCGAAAGGCTGCCGCGGGCCCGGAAGCTGCGGCACGGTCTGGGCGGCGGCATGCGCCAGTCGGGCATCCTGGCGGCTGCGGGACTGTACGCCCTGGACCACCACGTGGAGCGGATCGCCGAGGACCACGCCAACGCCGCGCTGCTGGCGGCGGGGCTGCGGGACGCGGGGTTCACCGTGCGCCCGCCGGAGACCAACATCGTCCTCATCGAGGTTCCCGGCGCCGACGAGGTCGTCGCACGGGCGGCGCAGGAAGGAGTACTGGTGACCGCGCCCGGTCCGGAGACGGTCCGGCTGGTCACCCATCTGGACGCAGGACGAGAGGCGTGCCGGCGGGCCCTCGGGGTGCTGGCCGCCGTGATGACCGATGCCGTCACCGGGTCGCGGGACACCGCGGCCGCGGGACGCTCGTAA
- a CDS encoding GNAT family N-acetyltransferase translates to MSLEVRPATADLWDDIRRVLQPKKSAHTCWCMAWRLSTGEYGRLTADERGEHLRGLMEKADPPPGVLGFLDGEVAGWCNVAPRRQLDRLTSSKTITPVDDLPVWSVTCFVVRKDFRGKGVASGLLEGAVEHARAHGAPAVEGYPVDPEGGRVNPTLAYVGTMDMFERAGFRRVRRTEAKSDKRHRWVMRRDLV, encoded by the coding sequence ATGAGTTTAGAAGTACGGCCCGCCACGGCGGATCTGTGGGACGACATCCGCCGGGTGCTCCAGCCGAAGAAGAGCGCGCACACGTGCTGGTGCATGGCGTGGCGGCTGTCCACCGGCGAGTACGGGCGGCTCACGGCGGACGAGCGGGGCGAGCACCTGCGCGGCCTGATGGAGAAGGCCGATCCGCCGCCCGGGGTCCTCGGGTTCCTGGACGGCGAGGTGGCGGGCTGGTGCAACGTGGCCCCGCGCCGCCAGCTCGACCGGCTGACCTCCTCGAAGACGATCACACCGGTGGACGATCTGCCCGTGTGGTCGGTGACCTGCTTCGTCGTGCGCAAGGACTTCCGCGGCAAGGGGGTCGCCTCGGGCCTGCTGGAGGGGGCCGTCGAGCACGCGCGTGCCCACGGTGCGCCCGCCGTCGAGGGGTATCCGGTGGACCCGGAGGGCGGCCGGGTGAATCCCACCCTCGCCTATGTCGGGACGATGGACATGTTCGAGCGGGCGGGCTTCCGGCGGGTCCGCCGCACCGAGGCCAAGAGCGACAAGCGGCACCGCTGGGTCATGCGCCGCGACCTGGTCTGA
- a CDS encoding acyl-CoA dehydrogenase family protein, with protein MTSQAVGGNGTGGQGPAAASERWREREDEDSLFRQLRLTVRQGLEVDGDTPGGAWEALSQVGAWEFALPIGHDGLDLGQAVIAMVCEEAGNAMQPVPLTDTLLAVDLVSGLGPLAPEAAESLLDRVRTGELEIAVPGRLPDPRGTVPPGITWKPDPDTGAVVLTGTGGPFAAGVGPGALLVLAGGPDGPCVALVPLPTEGVRVRPLRDHGGGAVASAVFDEVRLPAEAVLLSGLAAEQALARVGLRAAVHQASLLAGITAAALTAVVSRIRGRQQFGQALVKHQGPRLRVAGLLARLDAVRWAVGDAARDLDEDRLTAGEAAGLIALTAETTLDVTRDAVHLHGASGLVRDGLVAGCYRRAAWEALRCGRPAHLWDIAAHTP; from the coding sequence GTGACATCACAGGCGGTAGGCGGGAACGGTACGGGCGGCCAGGGTCCGGCGGCGGCGTCCGAGCGCTGGCGGGAGCGGGAGGACGAGGACTCGCTCTTCCGGCAGCTCCGGCTCACCGTGCGCCAGGGCCTGGAGGTCGACGGGGACACCCCCGGCGGCGCCTGGGAGGCGCTGAGCCAGGTCGGCGCGTGGGAGTTCGCCCTGCCCATCGGGCACGACGGGCTCGACCTCGGCCAGGCGGTCATCGCCATGGTGTGCGAGGAGGCGGGCAACGCCATGCAGCCCGTCCCGCTGACCGACACCCTCCTCGCCGTGGACCTGGTCTCCGGCCTCGGCCCGCTGGCCCCCGAAGCCGCCGAGAGCCTCCTGGACCGGGTACGCACCGGGGAACTGGAGATCGCCGTGCCGGGCCGGCTGCCCGATCCGCGCGGCACCGTACCGCCGGGCATCACCTGGAAGCCGGATCCGGACACCGGCGCCGTCGTCCTCACCGGAACCGGTGGCCCCTTCGCCGCCGGAGTCGGCCCTGGCGCCCTGCTGGTCCTGGCCGGCGGGCCCGACGGCCCGTGCGTGGCGCTCGTACCCCTGCCCACCGAGGGCGTCCGGGTCCGTCCGCTGCGCGACCACGGCGGGGGAGCCGTCGCCAGTGCCGTCTTCGACGAGGTACGGCTGCCCGCCGAGGCGGTGCTGCTCAGCGGCCTCGCCGCCGAACAGGCCCTCGCCCGCGTGGGGCTGCGCGCGGCCGTCCACCAGGCCTCGCTGCTGGCCGGGATCACGGCGGCCGCCCTGACCGCGGTCGTCTCCCGGATCCGCGGCCGGCAGCAGTTCGGCCAGGCCCTGGTCAAACACCAGGGCCCCCGGCTGCGCGTGGCGGGGCTGCTGGCCCGGCTCGACGCCGTGCGCTGGGCCGTGGGGGACGCGGCCCGGGACCTCGACGAGGACCGGCTCACCGCGGGGGAGGCCGCCGGCCTGATCGCCCTCACGGCGGAGACCACCCTCGACGTGACCCGTGACGCGGTCCATCTGCACGGCGCCTCGGGCCTGGTCCGGGACGGCCTGGTGGCGGGCTGCTACCGGCGCGCGGCCTGGGAGGCCCTGCGCTGCGGGCGTCCCGCCCACCTCTGGGACATCGCGGCGCACACGCCCTGA
- a CDS encoding acyl-CoA dehydrogenase family protein, which produces MLTTEFYRAPADCGLVRSGADVPRTPMRALREDIHDILVSAPVAEARRTRDPRPIHRALGEQGLLAPQWPEEYGGRGISQVAAAVLVEELAMHDVPDLLHTLTVQIVGSTLLGVASPAMKARHLPEFAAGTAFGCVLFSEPQAGSDLNILSTRAVSDGKGGYKLYGTKVHSLFARLADYGLCLARGEDDAFSLFLVPLAQPGVTIRQIPGMGDDAFHEVTLDGVAVTAEDVVGETGQGWAIVVKTLAFERTGLDYYVKALRWYRAAVERLEVHTDRLEAGQHDQIGLAKLNARLLAAGTLVRRVLTRLDRGELNEDEAAAAKWYTTELAAEVAWWAAELDGDRSMTLDDPEVDGVAHPLDAALREAPGMRISGGTAEMMLETLARLRLDSGAEVRP; this is translated from the coding sequence GTGCTCACCACCGAGTTCTACCGTGCGCCCGCGGACTGCGGGCTCGTACGGAGCGGAGCCGACGTGCCCCGCACCCCCATGCGGGCCCTGCGCGAGGACATCCACGACATCCTGGTCTCGGCCCCGGTGGCCGAGGCCCGGCGCACCCGCGACCCCCGGCCCATCCACCGGGCCCTGGGCGAGCAGGGCCTCCTCGCGCCCCAGTGGCCCGAGGAGTACGGCGGCCGCGGCATCAGCCAGGTCGCGGCCGCCGTGCTGGTCGAGGAACTGGCCATGCACGACGTCCCCGACCTGCTGCACACGCTCACCGTACAGATCGTCGGATCCACCCTGCTGGGCGTCGCGAGCCCGGCGATGAAGGCCCGGCACCTGCCGGAGTTCGCGGCCGGCACCGCCTTCGGCTGCGTGCTGTTCAGCGAACCCCAGGCCGGCTCCGACCTCAACATCCTCTCCACCCGCGCCGTCTCCGACGGCAAGGGCGGCTACAAGCTGTACGGCACCAAGGTCCACTCGCTGTTCGCCCGGCTCGCCGACTACGGCCTGTGCCTGGCCCGCGGCGAGGACGACGCCTTCAGCCTGTTCCTCGTCCCCCTCGCCCAGCCCGGGGTCACCATCCGGCAGATCCCGGGCATGGGAGACGACGCCTTCCACGAGGTCACCCTAGACGGCGTGGCCGTGACGGCCGAAGACGTGGTCGGCGAGACCGGCCAGGGCTGGGCGATCGTCGTCAAGACCCTCGCCTTCGAGCGCACCGGCCTCGACTACTACGTCAAGGCGCTGCGCTGGTACCGGGCCGCCGTGGAACGGCTGGAGGTCCACACCGACCGGCTGGAGGCCGGCCAGCACGACCAGATCGGTCTGGCCAAACTCAACGCCCGGCTGCTCGCGGCGGGCACGCTGGTCCGCCGCGTCCTCACCCGCCTCGACCGGGGCGAACTCAACGAGGACGAGGCCGCCGCCGCCAAGTGGTACACCACCGAGCTCGCCGCCGAGGTGGCCTGGTGGGCCGCTGAACTCGACGGCGACCGCAGCATGACCCTCGACGACCCCGAGGTCGACGGGGTGGCACACCCACTCGATGCGGCGTTGCGCGAAGCCCCGGGGATGCGGATATCGGGCGGCACCGCCGAAATGATGCTGGAGACGCTGGCCCGGCTGCGTCTCGACTCAGGGGCGGAGGTACGGCCGTGA
- a CDS encoding condensation domain-containing protein, with amino-acid sequence MADPAGLEGALAALPEAKRELARLMLAARQPVPAHPAPRSGAGPVPPTALQSRLWRRERTHPAVATGSHALRLTGPLDPRRLTGALTGVLRRHEALRTRLTVSTTGQPRLHVDGEPVLRLTRADLSGFTPQAAAERVALQITESASTVLDLESGRTSAFRLLRLAPDEHVLILASHLAVFDGWSSGVFLADLAAGYREGEGAAGAAPPELQFPDYADWQHRWLAGPDGSAELARRRAVFAADPPAPRAPGGFERGHLPVRLARGPVDAGLELGAAEGATPFMTLLAALAVVLARREGRTSVVIGTPAAGRFAGPLEGAVGQFTTVVPIRLDLAGGPAFRELLHRTRAAVAEALAHQRLPVDVLFGDGTPPPYNVLFALHNYPSVPLDLPGIEVGQLPGPPARHLELYSPDPAAALACIGLVERDGEIGGTAEYNRHAATPEDVRGLLTGIEDVLDRAAAAPASPLTT; translated from the coding sequence ATGGCCGACCCGGCCGGGCTCGAAGGAGCGCTCGCCGCGCTCCCCGAGGCGAAGCGCGAACTCGCCCGGCTGATGCTGGCCGCCCGGCAGCCCGTGCCCGCCCACCCGGCCCCGCGCTCCGGCGCGGGGCCGGTGCCCCCCACCGCGCTCCAGTCCCGGCTCTGGCGCCGCGAGCGCACCCATCCGGCCGTCGCCACCGGCTCGCACGCGCTGCGGCTGACCGGCCCGCTCGACCCCCGGCGCCTCACCGGGGCCCTCACCGGGGTGCTGCGCCGCCACGAGGCGCTGCGCACCCGGCTCACCGTCTCCACCACCGGCCAGCCGAGGCTGCACGTGGACGGGGAACCGGTGCTGCGGCTCACCCGGGCCGACCTCTCGGGCTTCACCCCGCAGGCCGCCGCCGAACGCGTGGCCCTGCAGATCACCGAGAGCGCCTCCACCGTCCTCGACCTGGAGAGCGGCCGCACCAGCGCGTTCCGGCTGCTGCGGCTCGCCCCCGACGAGCACGTCCTGATCCTCGCCTCCCACCTCGCGGTCTTCGACGGCTGGTCCTCCGGGGTCTTCCTCGCGGACCTGGCCGCCGGCTACCGCGAGGGAGAGGGTGCGGCCGGGGCGGCCCCGCCCGAGCTCCAGTTCCCCGACTACGCCGACTGGCAGCACCGGTGGCTCGCCGGACCCGACGGATCCGCCGAACTCGCCCGCCGCCGCGCGGTGTTCGCCGCCGACCCGCCCGCACCCCGGGCGCCCGGCGGATTCGAACGGGGCCACCTGCCCGTACGGCTCGCCCGCGGGCCGGTCGACGCCGGGCTCGAGCTGGGCGCGGCCGAGGGAGCCACCCCGTTCATGACCCTGCTCGCCGCGCTGGCCGTCGTACTGGCCCGCAGGGAGGGCCGTACCTCCGTGGTGATCGGCACCCCGGCGGCCGGCCGGTTCGCCGGACCGCTCGAAGGCGCCGTCGGGCAGTTCACCACCGTCGTACCGATCCGGCTCGACCTCGCGGGCGGCCCCGCCTTCCGTGAGCTGCTGCACCGCACCCGGGCCGCGGTGGCCGAGGCGCTCGCCCACCAACGCCTGCCCGTGGACGTCCTGTTCGGCGACGGAACACCCCCGCCGTACAACGTCCTGTTCGCCCTCCACAACTACCCGTCGGTCCCCCTGGACCTGCCGGGCATCGAGGTCGGCCAGCTGCCCGGGCCCCCCGCCCGGCACCTGGAGCTCTACAGCCCCGACCCGGCCGCGGCACTCGCCTGCATCGGCCTCGTGGAACGGGACGGCGAGATCGGCGGCACCGCCGAGTACAACCGCCACGCGGCCACGCCCGAGGACGTGCGAGGGCTGCTCACCGGAATCGAGGACGTGCTGGACCGGGCCGCCGCCGCGCCCGCATCCCCGCTCACCACCTAG
- a CDS encoding non-ribosomal peptide synthetase, translated as MSDLAERLGRLPQGQRSRLLGRMRNQMTAGVGRRIELKRADHGPRSRSSFQQEQMWFVDKLGAGKARNNIALAIGLGGPLDRAALHEALNAVVARHQVLHSKLVEIDGVPWQEPVPSFVLGVQSTDLSGSDDADRALAELTASCAAAPFDLAAGPPVRAHLVRLAAEHHVLLWVVHHIAWDPGSTRIFTEELTSSYAAAAAGKRPEASRLAVEYADFAAWQRAKLENDEHGRALAGKWRQLLAGAVATEVLPDHPRGPETRGDGRGLKLTLDQKLLDRLTELADANSTTVFTTLLAAFNALLRHWTRTEDVVVGTASASRPHPDLEQVIGCFVQMITLRTEVTDQLTFRELVTRTASSVMDSFTNSELPFEQVVEAVRPVRDPLRHPLFQIEFTSLGRWGTHRAQAADVEFTMDQLHDGAAKFDMSFLVGENDGLELSLEYNTSLYRHGTASALLAAFRQVLEQVAENPDLQVGDISLVEEPAASRHARELSRGGPVDEAAWTTTLDRAFRERATIHPDAVAVRHGSTRLDYAALDRWSEAIAHRLRDRGVRHGDPVAVCVSRGPAAVAGVLGVLKAGAHYIPVDPAAPAERTRTVLADAKVRHALVDEAAQLPVPLELVTTGTAAPVREVPSLAPTATPGDLAYVLYTSGSSGTPKGVMIEHRSVTHFSRTIARAYEIRAEDRVLQFAPLTFDVSVFEVFTTLLAGGSLVIATDDERRDPALLQTRMREDAVTVAELPPALLPLLDQAALPDLRLVSVGGEAFPGRLVAEWTAGERRFVNGYGPTEATVAVTLMDCTGSYDRNPPIGRPMPGHQAFVLDERLRPVPPGVPGELCVAGPGVARGYLGRPDLTADRFADNPYADGPETARLYRTGDLVRWLPGGNLDFLGRTDRQLKVRGHRIEPGEVESVLTGHPSVQQAVVVAQPAAGGERMLAAYVTVEQVGSYASEVADAEGLRAYAAGRLPGYMVPVVVVLDELPLTPHGKVDTAALPLPTEQSAEGGTAPRDAIEEQICRDILTPLLEWQNPDVEGDFFALGGSSLQATIVVSRVRALFGIDIALADFFGRPTVSGLAELVRAAKAEAAGEQDRLLAVFEQIENMSDEEAAALLGSLQQPDGS; from the coding sequence ATGTCTGATCTCGCCGAACGGCTCGGCCGTCTGCCCCAGGGACAGCGCTCCCGGCTGCTGGGACGGATGCGCAACCAGATGACGGCCGGCGTGGGCCGCCGCATCGAGCTCAAGCGTGCCGACCACGGACCGCGCTCCCGCTCCTCCTTCCAGCAGGAGCAGATGTGGTTCGTCGACAAGCTCGGCGCCGGCAAGGCCCGCAACAACATAGCCCTGGCCATAGGCCTGGGCGGCCCCCTCGACCGGGCCGCCCTGCACGAGGCGCTCAACGCCGTCGTCGCCCGCCACCAGGTGCTGCACAGCAAACTCGTCGAGATCGACGGAGTCCCCTGGCAGGAGCCCGTCCCCTCCTTCGTGCTCGGCGTCCAGAGCACCGACCTGTCCGGCAGCGACGACGCGGACCGCGCACTCGCCGAGCTCACCGCGAGCTGCGCCGCCGCCCCCTTCGACCTGGCCGCCGGCCCGCCCGTCCGCGCCCACCTCGTGCGGCTCGCCGCCGAGCACCACGTCCTGCTCTGGGTCGTCCACCACATCGCCTGGGACCCGGGATCGACCCGGATCTTCACCGAGGAACTGACCTCCAGCTACGCGGCCGCCGCCGCGGGCAAGCGCCCCGAGGCCTCCCGGCTCGCCGTCGAGTACGCCGACTTCGCGGCCTGGCAGCGCGCCAAGCTGGAGAACGACGAGCACGGCCGGGCGCTCGCGGGCAAATGGCGCCAGCTCCTGGCCGGCGCCGTCGCCACCGAGGTCCTGCCCGACCACCCGCGCGGCCCCGAGACCCGCGGCGACGGCCGCGGTCTGAAGCTGACCCTGGACCAGAAGCTGCTGGACCGCCTCACCGAGCTCGCCGACGCCAACAGCACCACCGTCTTCACCACCCTGCTCGCCGCCTTCAACGCGCTGCTGCGGCACTGGACCCGCACCGAGGACGTCGTCGTCGGCACGGCCAGCGCCTCCCGGCCGCACCCCGACCTGGAGCAGGTCATCGGCTGCTTCGTCCAGATGATCACCCTGCGGACCGAGGTCACCGACCAGCTCACCTTCCGCGAGCTGGTCACCCGCACCGCGTCCTCCGTCATGGACTCCTTCACCAACAGCGAGCTGCCCTTCGAGCAGGTGGTCGAGGCCGTCCGCCCGGTGCGCGACCCGCTGCGCCACCCGCTCTTCCAGATCGAGTTCACCTCGCTGGGCCGCTGGGGCACCCACCGGGCGCAGGCCGCCGACGTCGAGTTCACCATGGACCAACTCCACGACGGCGCGGCCAAGTTCGACATGAGCTTCCTGGTCGGCGAGAACGACGGCCTGGAACTCTCCCTCGAGTACAACACCTCCCTGTACCGGCACGGCACGGCGAGCGCCCTGCTCGCCGCCTTCCGGCAGGTCCTGGAGCAGGTCGCCGAGAACCCCGACCTCCAGGTGGGCGACATCAGCCTGGTCGAGGAGCCGGCCGCCTCCCGGCACGCCCGCGAGCTGTCCCGCGGCGGCCCCGTCGACGAAGCCGCCTGGACCACCACCCTGGACCGCGCGTTCCGTGAGCGGGCCACCATCCACCCCGACGCCGTCGCCGTCCGCCACGGCTCCACCCGGCTCGACTACGCGGCCCTCGACCGCTGGTCCGAGGCCATCGCCCACCGGCTGCGCGACCGCGGCGTCCGCCACGGCGACCCGGTCGCCGTGTGCGTGTCCCGCGGCCCGGCCGCCGTCGCCGGAGTCCTCGGCGTACTCAAGGCGGGCGCCCACTACATCCCGGTCGACCCCGCCGCCCCGGCCGAGCGGACCCGTACGGTCCTCGCCGACGCCAAGGTCCGGCACGCCCTCGTCGACGAAGCCGCGCAGCTGCCCGTACCGCTGGAGCTGGTGACCACCGGAACGGCGGCCCCCGTCCGGGAGGTCCCCTCCCTCGCGCCCACCGCCACCCCCGGCGACCTGGCCTACGTGCTCTACACCTCGGGCAGCAGCGGAACGCCCAAGGGGGTCATGATCGAGCACCGTTCGGTCACCCACTTCTCCCGCACCATCGCCCGGGCCTACGAGATCCGGGCCGAGGACCGGGTCCTGCAGTTCGCCCCGCTCACCTTCGACGTCTCCGTCTTCGAGGTCTTCACCACCCTGCTGGCGGGCGGCTCGCTCGTCATCGCCACCGACGACGAGCGCCGCGACCCGGCCCTGCTCCAGACCCGGATGCGCGAGGACGCGGTCACCGTCGCGGAACTCCCGCCCGCCCTGCTGCCGTTGCTCGACCAGGCCGCCCTGCCCGACCTGCGACTGGTCTCGGTGGGCGGCGAGGCATTCCCCGGCCGGCTCGTCGCCGAATGGACCGCGGGGGAGCGCCGGTTCGTCAACGGATACGGCCCCACCGAGGCGACCGTCGCCGTCACGCTCATGGACTGCACCGGCAGCTACGACCGCAACCCGCCGATCGGCCGCCCCATGCCTGGCCACCAGGCCTTCGTCCTCGACGAGCGGCTGCGCCCGGTCCCGCCCGGCGTACCCGGCGAACTGTGCGTTGCCGGCCCCGGCGTCGCCCGCGGCTACCTCGGCCGCCCCGACCTCACCGCCGACCGCTTCGCCGACAACCCCTACGCGGACGGCCCCGAGACGGCCCGCCTCTACCGCACCGGCGACCTGGTCCGCTGGCTGCCCGGCGGCAACCTGGACTTCCTCGGCCGCACCGACCGCCAGCTCAAGGTGCGCGGCCACCGCATCGAGCCCGGCGAGGTCGAGTCCGTGCTCACCGGACACCCCTCCGTGCAGCAGGCCGTCGTGGTGGCCCAGCCCGCGGCGGGCGGCGAGCGCATGCTGGCCGCCTACGTCACCGTCGAACAGGTGGGCTCGTACGCCTCCGAGGTCGCCGACGCCGAAGGCCTGCGCGCCTACGCGGCCGGCCGGCTGCCCGGCTACATGGTGCCGGTCGTCGTCGTCCTCGACGAACTGCCGCTCACCCCGCACGGCAAGGTCGACACCGCCGCCCTGCCCCTGCCCACCGAGCAGTCCGCCGAGGGCGGCACCGCGCCGCGCGACGCCATCGAGGAGCAGATCTGCCGGGACATCCTCACCCCGCTGCTCGAATGGCAGAACCCGGACGTGGAGGGCGATTTCTTCGCCCTGGGCGGCAGCTCACTGCAGGCCACCATCGTGGTCTCCCGGGTCCGCGCCCTCTTCGGCATCGACATCGCCCTCGCCGACTTCTTCGGCCGCCCGACCGTCTCCGGACTGGCCGAACTGGTCCGCGCCGCCAAGGCCGAAGCCGCCGGCGAACAGGACCGGCTGCTCGCGGTCTTCGAGCAGATCGAGAACATGAGCGACGAAGAGGCCGCCGCCCTCCTCGGCTCCCTCCAGCAGCCGGACGGTTCCTGA